A window of Pirellulaceae bacterium contains these coding sequences:
- a CDS encoding extracellular solute-binding protein, giving the protein MKPDGGYSTCLVAIQLFGMLLMTGCQPASVSDKTPKDETPTVRQPLRILVVDDPPLAEAIQREWNAQSQDPIQVNLTSVEEFQIDAAKQADLLIFPTSWLGMLAEQRAIRPLPKSVLQPNSSAAKDYHWNDILPLIRRQEIRWGDETYAVSFGSPQLLLFYRKDLFDKWKLSVPKTWSEYQQVIHQIEEQLQSDSTAKTVESATVEPLGKGWAARTLLARSAAYARHRSQYSTHFDFASMRPLINSPPFVRAFQELTAAYASMPESAIEQTPHDVVKSLLNNQAAMGLAWPSASREAAPQNVALRLGNLPGAIDVFQPSDGAWQQREAGIMQVPLLAVDGRLGAISRYGNNSEFSARFLLWLTDKQQSPRISTRGFHTTLFRESQLVNAKMWVDNQLAASASDYAEIVRTEQSRPQWLMMPRIPGQRQYIEALDTAIRQALTQQQKAQEVLDQVSSEWSNITNKLGLEKQRKAYLRDIGIE; this is encoded by the coding sequence ATGAAGCCAGATGGTGGATATTCAACTTGCCTCGTCGCGATTCAACTATTCGGGATGTTGCTGATGACCGGCTGTCAGCCGGCCTCTGTTTCCGACAAGACTCCGAAGGACGAAACACCGACAGTTCGCCAGCCATTACGGATTCTTGTCGTTGACGACCCCCCATTAGCAGAAGCGATCCAGAGAGAATGGAACGCTCAATCTCAAGACCCGATTCAGGTCAACCTTACCTCCGTCGAAGAGTTTCAGATCGATGCTGCCAAGCAGGCGGATCTGCTGATCTTTCCCACCTCCTGGCTAGGAATGCTTGCCGAACAACGAGCGATCCGTCCGTTACCCAAATCCGTCTTACAACCAAATTCATCAGCCGCCAAAGATTATCACTGGAATGACATTCTCCCGCTGATTCGACGGCAAGAAATCCGCTGGGGAGACGAGACCTACGCGGTTAGTTTCGGTTCTCCGCAACTGCTGCTCTTCTATCGGAAGGATCTGTTTGATAAATGGAAGCTTTCCGTTCCAAAAACCTGGTCCGAATACCAACAAGTCATTCACCAAATCGAGGAACAACTTCAAAGCGACTCAACGGCAAAAACAGTCGAGTCAGCCACTGTTGAACCGTTGGGTAAGGGATGGGCTGCTAGAACATTGCTGGCTCGATCGGCTGCCTATGCACGACACCGCAGCCAGTATTCAACTCATTTTGATTTCGCTTCGATGCGTCCACTTATTAACTCACCACCCTTTGTGCGTGCGTTCCAAGAGCTAACGGCCGCTTACGCATCGATGCCAGAATCAGCGATCGAGCAAACCCCTCACGATGTCGTGAAATCTCTCTTGAACAACCAAGCTGCCATGGGCTTGGCATGGCCTTCCGCCAGCCGCGAAGCCGCGCCGCAAAACGTTGCCCTGCGACTTGGCAATTTACCCGGTGCGATCGATGTATTCCAACCGAGCGATGGAGCATGGCAACAGCGAGAAGCGGGCATAATGCAAGTGCCTCTTTTGGCAGTCGATGGAAGGCTAGGAGCCATTTCCCGTTACGGAAACAACTCCGAATTTTCTGCCCGGTTTTTATTGTGGCTCACTGATAAACAACAAAGCCCACGAATTTCGACCCGAGGATTTCACACAACCTTGTTTCGGGAATCCCAATTGGTCAATGCTAAGATGTGGGTCGACAACCAACTTGCTGCATCTGCCAGCGATTATGCCGAAATCGTACGAACTGAACAGAGTCGGCCCCAGTGGCTGATGATGCCCCGCATTCCTGGGCAACGGCAGTATATTGAGGCACTCGACACAGCGATTCGTCAGGCTCTCACTCAACAGCAGAAAGCTCAGGAAGTTTTGGATCAAGTCTCATCGGAATGGTCAAACATCACGAATAAGTTGGGGCTCGAAAAACAGCGAAAAGCTTACCTTAGGGACATTGGTATCGAATAA
- a CDS encoding citrate/2-methylcitrate synthase, protein MTDAMYHPGLEGVIAGETSISSIADGLNYRGYSIEDLADRAMFEEVAYLILHGELPKISQLKTFHQQLTHNLQIDPEIFDVLRRIPKSASLMDVMRTGASLLAHWDYEIGDNSHEANLRKSARILAGLPVIMAARYRLVQGLQPLPPQNDLSLAGNLLWMLHGQMPHEDHVHAMDVSLILYAEHEFNASTFTARVVASTLSDLHSSITAAIGALKGPLHGGANERVLDVLAEVGSPDRAEAWVRQALADKQRIMGFGHRVYKTGDPRAKYLKSLCGKLAVEPEHQQLEAMAEIIETIVVAEKGLPPNLDWPSARLYFYMGLPVELYTPLFVVSRVVGWSAHVMEQLENNRIIRPRSRYNGSSAREWVSIESR, encoded by the coding sequence ATGACGGATGCCATGTACCACCCCGGTTTGGAAGGCGTTATTGCGGGTGAGACCTCGATCAGTTCCATTGCAGACGGCCTGAATTACCGAGGTTACTCAATCGAAGATCTTGCCGATCGGGCGATGTTCGAAGAGGTTGCCTATCTCATCCTGCACGGCGAACTCCCCAAGATCTCACAACTCAAGACATTCCATCAACAACTAACCCACAACCTTCAAATCGATCCCGAAATATTTGATGTTCTGCGTCGGATTCCCAAATCGGCATCCCTCATGGATGTGATGCGGACGGGAGCGAGTCTCTTGGCCCACTGGGATTATGAGATCGGCGACAACAGCCACGAAGCCAATCTGCGTAAAAGTGCGAGAATCTTAGCAGGGCTCCCAGTGATCATGGCCGCCCGTTACCGCTTGGTGCAGGGGCTGCAGCCTTTACCACCCCAGAATGATCTTTCGCTAGCGGGCAACCTGCTCTGGATGCTCCATGGTCAGATGCCACATGAAGATCACGTTCACGCCATGGATGTGTCACTCATTCTCTACGCGGAACACGAATTCAACGCATCGACGTTCACAGCGAGAGTCGTTGCATCAACACTCTCCGACTTACATTCGTCAATCACGGCAGCGATCGGTGCGTTGAAAGGACCGCTGCACGGTGGAGCAAACGAGCGGGTACTGGATGTTCTTGCCGAAGTCGGTTCGCCGGATCGCGCCGAGGCCTGGGTCCGTCAAGCACTTGCCGACAAGCAACGGATCATGGGATTTGGACACCGTGTCTACAAAACGGGCGACCCACGAGCCAAGTACTTAAAAAGCTTGTGTGGGAAACTTGCGGTTGAGCCCGAACATCAACAATTGGAAGCAATGGCGGAAATCATAGAAACAATCGTTGTTGCAGAAAAAGGGCTGCCCCCGAACCTGGATTGGCCCAGTGCTCGGCTCTATTTCTACATGGGATTGCCGGTGGAATTGTACACGCCTTTGTTCGTTGTCAGTCGGGTCGTCGGTTGGAGTGCTCATGTGATGGAACAGTTGGAAAACAATCGCATCATTCGACCACGATCACGCTACAACGGCTCGTCCGCTCGAGAATGGGTTTCCATTGAATCCCGCTAA
- the prpB gene encoding methylisocitrate lyase — translation MTPGQQLRQAIQSDTIQVPGAANALTARMIEQFGFEAAYLSGAAFSASVLALPDVGLFTLTELVNQTSQITRRVNIPLLVDADTGFGDTINVGRTIIELEAAGAAAIQLEDQQLPKRCGHLSGKTLVSVDEMCQKIKAATTARTDPNLVIIARTDARGVSDLAEALTRAQRYVDAGADWIFPEALANEEEFASFSAAIEVPLVANMTEFGKSPLLTCEELAELGYAVILYPVTLLRVAMKASEAALGLLAADGTQKDLLDLMQTRQELYDLLEYDDYEQRDRAQFGDPA, via the coding sequence TTGACACCCGGTCAACAACTGCGTCAGGCGATTCAATCGGACACGATCCAGGTCCCCGGCGCTGCCAACGCGCTGACGGCAAGAATGATTGAGCAGTTTGGATTCGAAGCGGCCTATCTGTCGGGGGCTGCTTTTTCTGCGAGCGTCTTGGCACTACCGGACGTCGGACTTTTTACGCTCACCGAACTTGTCAATCAGACGAGTCAAATTACACGGCGAGTCAACATTCCCTTGCTGGTTGACGCAGACACCGGATTTGGTGATACGATCAACGTTGGGCGCACGATCATCGAGTTGGAAGCGGCCGGTGCGGCCGCAATCCAGCTCGAAGACCAACAACTCCCCAAGCGGTGCGGCCACCTGTCAGGTAAGACTCTGGTATCGGTGGACGAAATGTGTCAGAAGATCAAGGCCGCAACGACTGCGAGGACGGATCCTAATTTAGTGATTATCGCCCGTACGGACGCTCGTGGCGTGAGTGACTTGGCGGAAGCGTTGACACGAGCCCAACGTTATGTCGACGCTGGTGCTGACTGGATCTTTCCCGAAGCGTTGGCGAACGAAGAGGAATTTGCATCCTTTTCAGCAGCAATTGAGGTTCCCTTAGTCGCCAACATGACCGAATTTGGCAAGAGTCCGTTGTTAACTTGCGAAGAACTCGCCGAACTCGGCTATGCGGTAATCCTCTATCCCGTCACGTTGTTGCGTGTTGCGATGAAGGCATCGGAAGCCGCGCTGGGGCTCCTTGCGGCCGATGGCACTCAAAAGGATCTACTGGATCTGATGCAAACTCGCCAGGAGCTCTACGATTTATTGGAATACGACGATTACGAACAACGTGATCGAGCACAATTTGGAGACCCTGCCTGA
- a CDS encoding bifunctional nuclease family protein — MPVQMQLSRIIISEINDQQVIYLREVEGDRQFPILIGIFEATSIDRRVKDYQSSRPLTHDLVVNIVEQLGAELDSVVITELRDHTYFAKLRIRQDGELTEIDSRPSDAIAIAVTCDPPLPIYVDEEVLEEAME; from the coding sequence ATGCCTGTGCAAATGCAGTTGTCGCGGATCATTATCAGTGAGATCAACGATCAACAAGTAATCTATCTTCGAGAGGTCGAAGGTGATCGACAGTTTCCAATTTTAATCGGCATCTTCGAAGCGACGAGTATTGATCGACGCGTCAAGGATTACCAGTCCAGCCGACCATTGACCCACGATTTGGTCGTCAACATCGTGGAACAACTCGGAGCAGAACTGGATAGTGTTGTGATCACCGAACTGCGCGACCACACCTATTTTGCCAAACTTCGTATTCGACAAGATGGCGAGTTAACGGAGATCGACTCCCGACCTTCTGACGCAATCGCAATTGCGGTCACCTGTGACCCGCCACTGCCGATCTATGTTGATGAAGAAGTTCTGGAAGAAGCCATGGAATAG